In Nostoc sp. GT001, a genomic segment contains:
- the nifN gene encoding nitrogenase iron-molybdenum cofactor biosynthesis protein NifN, with protein sequence MAIVTASNKALTVNPLKQSQALGATLAFLGLKGTMPLFHGSQGCTAFAKVVLVRHFREAIPLATTAMTEVTTILGGEENVEQAILTLVEKANPEIIGLCTTGLTETRGDDIEGFLKEIRDRHPELNDLAIVFAPTPDFKGALQDGFAVAVESIVKEIPRAGGLRTEQVTILAGSAFTPGDVQEIKEMVTSFGLVPIFVPDLGASLDGHLEDNYSAVTVSGTTLKQLREVGSSAFTLALGESMRGAAKILEERFGTPYEVFGELTGLEPVDEFIQALAILSGNSVPEKYRRQRRQLQDAMLDTHFYFGAKRVSLALEPDLLWSTVHFLQSMGSQIHAVVTTTRSPLLEKLPVKSITIGDLEDFESLAGGSDLLIGNSNVGAIAKRLSIPLYRLGLPIYDRLGNGQFTKVGYRGTMELLFGIGNLFLEAEEARVKQFQEFGTVSAEF encoded by the coding sequence ATGGCGATCGTTACCGCTTCTAACAAAGCACTGACAGTTAATCCCCTCAAGCAAAGTCAAGCTTTGGGTGCAACCTTAGCCTTTTTGGGATTGAAAGGGACAATGCCCTTATTCCACGGATCTCAAGGTTGTACTGCTTTCGCTAAAGTTGTGCTAGTGCGGCATTTCCGGGAAGCGATTCCCCTTGCTACGACGGCGATGACGGAAGTTACCACTATCTTGGGTGGTGAAGAGAATGTGGAGCAAGCAATTCTCACTCTGGTGGAAAAGGCTAACCCGGAAATTATTGGTTTATGTACCACTGGGTTAACAGAAACTAGAGGCGATGACATTGAAGGATTTCTTAAGGAAATCCGCGATCGCCATCCAGAATTGAATGATTTAGCGATCGTTTTTGCACCTACTCCAGATTTTAAAGGTGCGTTGCAAGATGGTTTTGCTGTTGCTGTCGAAAGCATCGTTAAGGAAATTCCTCGCGCGGGTGGACTCAGAACTGAACAAGTCACGATTTTGGCGGGTTCTGCTTTCACACCTGGGGATGTACAGGAAATCAAAGAGATGGTAACGTCCTTTGGACTAGTGCCGATCTTTGTACCTGACCTTGGCGCTTCTCTAGATGGACATTTAGAGGATAATTATAGTGCGGTTACAGTCAGTGGAACTACCTTAAAACAGCTACGAGAAGTCGGTAGTTCTGCCTTTACCCTGGCATTAGGTGAAAGTATGCGGGGGGCTGCCAAGATTCTGGAAGAACGCTTTGGCACACCTTATGAGGTGTTTGGCGAACTAACAGGATTAGAACCAGTAGATGAATTTATCCAAGCATTAGCGATTCTGAGCGGTAATAGCGTACCCGAAAAATATCGCCGCCAACGTCGTCAGTTGCAAGATGCAATGTTGGACACTCACTTTTACTTCGGTGCAAAACGAGTTTCTTTAGCATTGGAACCAGACTTGTTGTGGTCAACAGTGCATTTCCTGCAATCGATGGGTAGTCAAATTCATGCTGTGGTGACAACCACGCGATCGCCTCTCTTAGAAAAACTCCCAGTTAAAAGCATTACCATCGGCGACTTAGAAGACTTTGAGAGTCTAGCTGGTGGTTCAGATTTGCTGATTGGTAACTCGAATGTGGGTGCGATCGCAAAACGCCTCTCAATTCCTCTTTATCGTTTAGGATTGCCCATTTATGACCGCTTAGGTAATGGTCAATTTACCAAAGTTGGCTATCGAGGCACGATGGAGCTTTTATTTGGTATCGGCAACCTGTTTTTAGAGGCAGAAGAAGCGAGAGTTAAACAGTTCCAAGAGTTCGGAACTGTGAGCGCTGAGTTTTGA
- the nifX gene encoding nitrogen fixation protein NifX, with translation MKIAFTTSDRVHINAHFGWAKMIDVYEITDEGYHFVETLTFEGELKEDGNEDKITPKLEAIGDCTIVYVTAIGGSAAARLIKKGVTPVKARSEEEEISEVLNKLVKTLKGNPPPWLRKALQPKTTNFADEIEDEATV, from the coding sequence ATGAAAATAGCCTTCACGACGAGCGACCGAGTTCATATTAACGCCCACTTTGGATGGGCAAAAATGATTGATGTTTACGAAATTACCGATGAGGGATATCACTTCGTAGAAACCCTCACCTTTGAAGGCGAACTCAAAGAAGATGGTAACGAAGACAAAATCACCCCAAAACTTGAGGCAATAGGTGACTGTACGATTGTTTACGTAACAGCAATTGGTGGTAGTGCCGCCGCTCGGTTAATCAAGAAAGGTGTCACCCCAGTGAAGGCGCGATCGGAAGAAGAAGAAATTAGTGAAGTGCTAAATAAGCTAGTGAAAACCCTCAAAGGTAATCCTCCACCTTGGTTGCGTAAAGCTTTGCAGCCAAAAACCACAAACTTTGCTGACGAAATTGAAGACGAAGCAACAGTATGA
- a CDS encoding NifX-associated nitrogen fixation protein, with the protein MTANNSVNGTATTEVLNSPFLKVLIKQIRGQDSYGVYRTWSDELILKPFIVTKQKKREISVEGEVDPVTQARIMAFFRAVAAGIEQETGLISQVVVDLSHEGFGWALVFSGRLLLTVKTLRDAHRFGFDSVEKLAEEGENYVKKGLDLAKRFPEVGKI; encoded by the coding sequence ATGACCGCAAATAATAGTGTGAACGGAACCGCTACAACTGAAGTCTTGAACTCACCTTTTCTGAAGGTATTAATCAAACAAATCCGTGGTCAAGACAGTTATGGAGTTTATCGTACTTGGTCGGATGAATTGATTCTCAAACCCTTTATTGTCACCAAACAAAAGAAACGGGAAATCTCCGTTGAGGGCGAAGTTGATCCGGTAACTCAAGCCCGGATTATGGCATTTTTTCGGGCTGTAGCGGCTGGGATTGAACAAGAAACAGGTTTAATATCCCAGGTTGTAGTTGATTTGAGCCATGAAGGATTTGGCTGGGCCCTAGTCTTTTCTGGTCGTCTTTTGCTAACCGTGAAAACCCTGCGAGATGCCCATCGCTTTGGCTTTGACTCAGTAGAGAAATTAGCAGAAGAGGGAGAAAACTACGTCAAAAAAGGTCTTGATTTGGCGAAACGTTTTCCTGAAGTTGGGAAAATTTAA
- a CDS encoding CCE_0567 family metalloprotein produces MQAEETSIEELQGQIRRLNSKAGQMKMDLHDLAEGLPTDYKQLMDVAAATYEIYRQLDELKQHLKQLENAK; encoded by the coding sequence GTGCAAGCAGAAGAAACGAGTATTGAGGAACTACAAGGACAAATCAGACGGCTCAACAGTAAAGCAGGTCAAATGAAAATGGATCTGCATGATTTAGCTGAAGGTCTGCCAACAGATTACAAACAACTTATGGATGTTGCCGCCGCAACTTATGAAATCTATCGCCAGTTAGATGAACTTAAGCAACATCTGAAACAATTGGAGAATGCTAAATGA
- the nifW gene encoding nitrogenase-stabilizing/protective protein NifW, with amino-acid sequence MTGTMDEFKKLVDAEEFFQFFNMSYDLEVVNVHRLHILKKFSQHMQEIDDNSPDLSQEERLNQYSLALQKAYQLFIESTAYEQKLFKVFNDKPKNVVTLTEITSD; translated from the coding sequence ATGACTGGAACTATGGATGAATTCAAGAAGCTCGTAGATGCAGAAGAATTTTTTCAATTCTTTAATATGTCCTACGACTTAGAAGTTGTGAATGTGCATCGTCTACATATTCTGAAAAAGTTTTCTCAACACATGCAGGAAATTGATGATAATTCTCCTGACTTGAGTCAAGAAGAGAGACTAAATCAATATTCTTTGGCTTTGCAAAAAGCTTATCAGCTATTTATCGAATCGACAGCTTATGAACAAAAGCTGTTCAAAGTGTTTAACGACAAGCCGAAAAATGTAGTCACACTGACAGAAATCACTTCTGATTAG
- a CDS encoding HesA/MoeB/ThiF family protein: MVNLTPTELERYRRQMMLPNFGETAQKRLKSATVLVTGVGGLGGTAALYLAVAGVGRLILVRGGDLRLDDMNRQVLMTDDWVGKPRVFKAKETLDAINPDVQVEIVHDYITPENVDSLVQSADMALDCAHNFTERNLLNEACVRSRKPMVEAAMNGMEAYLTTIIPGVTPCLSCLFPEKPEWDQRGFSVLGAVSGTLACLTALEAIKLITGFSQPLLSQLLTIDLNRMEFAKRRSHRDRSCPVCGNSAPWRHAQSNSMEPTGITQHSH, translated from the coding sequence TTGGTTAACCTAACGCCTACCGAATTAGAACGCTATCGTCGCCAAATGATGCTTCCAAATTTTGGCGAAACAGCACAGAAACGCCTAAAGTCAGCGACAGTTTTGGTTACAGGTGTGGGAGGATTAGGCGGTACAGCGGCGCTTTACTTAGCAGTAGCGGGCGTTGGGCGGCTAATCCTAGTCCGGGGTGGTGACTTGCGGCTAGATGATATGAATCGTCAGGTTCTCATGACTGATGATTGGGTAGGTAAGCCAAGGGTATTCAAAGCTAAAGAAACTCTGGATGCGATTAATCCTGATGTCCAAGTGGAAATTGTTCATGATTACATCACCCCGGAAAATGTAGATTCGTTAGTGCAGTCGGCTGATATGGCTCTTGATTGCGCCCACAATTTTACAGAGCGCAATTTGTTAAATGAAGCCTGTGTGCGATCGCGTAAGCCAATGGTGGAAGCCGCAATGAATGGGATGGAGGCTTACCTGACAACGATTATTCCTGGTGTGACTCCTTGTTTATCTTGTCTGTTTCCAGAAAAGCCTGAGTGGGATCAGCGCGGCTTTTCAGTTCTAGGCGCTGTTTCTGGAACCCTAGCTTGTCTAACAGCACTGGAAGCAATCAAGCTGATCACCGGGTTTAGTCAGCCTCTATTATCGCAATTGCTGACAATCGACTTAAATCGAATGGAATTTGCTAAACGCCGTTCTCACCGCGATCGCTCTTGTCCAGTATGCGGCAATAGTGCGCCTTGGAGACACGCACAATCCAATTCGATGGAACCCACAGGTATTACACAACATAGTCATTAG
- a CDS encoding iron-sulfur cluster assembly accessory protein, giving the protein MAVILSEKAEFHLRAFLKGSAPDANGATKGVRISVRDGGCSGYEYAIDITSKPQPDDLVSQQGKVLVYVDAKSAPLLDGVIVDFVEGVMESGFKFINPNATDTCGCGKSFKTDDGTPTGVPCS; this is encoded by the coding sequence ATGGCCGTCATTTTATCAGAAAAAGCAGAATTTCATCTGCGAGCATTCCTCAAAGGTTCAGCACCCGACGCTAATGGCGCAACTAAAGGTGTCCGCATCTCGGTAAGAGATGGTGGTTGCAGTGGCTATGAATATGCGATCGATATCACCAGCAAGCCCCAACCAGATGATCTAGTAAGCCAGCAAGGCAAAGTGCTAGTTTACGTTGATGCCAAAAGTGCGCCCTTATTAGACGGAGTTATCGTTGACTTCGTTGAGGGAGTGATGGAAAGCGGTTTTAAATTCATCAACCCCAATGCAACTGATACCTGCGGTTGTGGCAAGTCCTTTAAAACAGACGATGGTACGCCTACTGGTGTACCTTGCAGCTAA
- a CDS encoding 2Fe-2S iron-sulfur cluster-binding protein — MASYQVRLINKKEDIDTTIEVDEETTILEAAEENGIELPFSCHAGSCSSCVGKVVEGEVNQDDQNFLDDDQVSKGYALLCVTYPRSNCTIKTHQEAYLV, encoded by the coding sequence ATGGCTTCCTACCAAGTTAGATTAATCAACAAAAAAGAAGACATCGACACCACAATTGAAGTTGACGAAGAAACGACAATCTTGGAAGCAGCAGAAGAAAATGGTATTGAGTTGCCCTTTTCATGTCATGCAGGTTCCTGCTCTAGCTGTGTTGGTAAAGTTGTCGAAGGTGAAGTTAATCAAGACGATCAAAACTTTTTAGATGACGATCAGGTTTCTAAAGGATACGCTCTACTTTGTGTAACCTATCCTCGTTCTAATTGCACAATTAAGACACATCAAGAAGCATATCTGGTCTAA
- a CDS encoding FeoA family protein yields MFTSFSVTGCSLELLRIGERGIVIFCKTQDKTILKKLTFMGIVTGNHISLKQDFPSFILKIDNRDFVLDLESVRAIYVRVSDNSTN; encoded by the coding sequence ATGTTTACCAGCTTTAGTGTTACTGGCTGTTCATTAGAGTTATTGAGAATAGGAGAGCGAGGAATCGTAATTTTCTGTAAAACTCAGGATAAAACAATCTTGAAAAAACTTACATTCATGGGAATAGTAACAGGAAATCATATTAGTTTAAAGCAAGATTTTCCCTCTTTTATCCTCAAGATTGATAACAGAGATTTTGTACTAGATTTAGAAAGTGTCCGAGCGATTTATGTTCGCGTTAGTGATAATTCCACTAATTAG
- a CDS encoding molybdopterin-binding protein, protein MEISARNSLKGTVKKVVHGSVNTEITLELAPGVELVSIITKSSAEKLGLGEGKQAYAVIKASDVIVAVD, encoded by the coding sequence ATGGAAATTAGCGCTCGTAATTCTCTTAAGGGTACTGTCAAAAAAGTTGTACATGGTTCAGTTAATACTGAGATAACTTTAGAACTAGCGCCAGGAGTAGAGCTAGTGTCAATCATCACAAAATCATCAGCAGAAAAGCTAGGACTTGGAGAAGGTAAACAGGCTTATGCCGTGATTAAAGCATCAGATGTGATAGTTGCTGTTGATTAA
- a CDS encoding AAA family ATPase produces the protein MQHQVNTTRPNLFFEHLSPVGGVGFPVPKDWLPITSFPLLIIVGMTGVGKSTITKALAEEGLDFTLLPNRRVLTERVIIAPMLKMQEKLMQPHCRIKRLTYTRLYREYFPGGMGHILASLHINPQEVNSMLVFDSLRGENEVRYAATALKNAKFVMLTAPNTVRLERLLKRHDSFDRIANQELDDRMQIIPEVLSNFASLGVPEASAYFTPKEEQQILELVSKQVVTGVELREKLKIFVEESQNYDSVPTKQILEAMDTSDRSLIIDTITSPQESAKAIISQLCKSVNIKTNK, from the coding sequence GTGCAGCATCAAGTTAATACAACAAGACCAAATCTATTTTTTGAACATTTAAGTCCAGTTGGAGGTGTAGGATTTCCTGTTCCTAAAGATTGGTTGCCAATAACAAGTTTTCCCTTACTTATTATAGTAGGTATGACTGGTGTGGGGAAAAGCACAATCACAAAAGCTTTGGCTGAAGAAGGCTTGGATTTTACACTTTTACCTAATCGTCGTGTTTTAACCGAACGCGTGATAATTGCGCCAATGTTAAAAATGCAAGAGAAACTCATGCAGCCTCATTGCCGGATTAAACGTTTAACTTATACTCGCCTTTATCGAGAATACTTTCCTGGTGGAATGGGTCACATTTTAGCTTCTCTACACATCAATCCACAAGAAGTAAACTCTATGTTAGTTTTCGATAGTTTGCGTGGTGAAAATGAGGTTCGCTATGCAGCTACAGCTTTAAAAAATGCTAAATTTGTAATGTTGACCGCACCAAATACGGTGCGTTTAGAAAGGCTTCTAAAACGTCATGATTCTTTTGATCGAATTGCTAATCAAGAATTAGACGATCGTATGCAAATTATCCCAGAAGTACTGAGCAATTTTGCTAGTTTAGGCGTACCAGAGGCTTCTGCTTATTTTACTCCTAAAGAAGAACAACAAATCTTAGAACTTGTAAGCAAACAAGTTGTTACAGGTGTAGAATTGCGAGAAAAACTAAAAATATTTGTGGAAGAGAGTCAGAACTATGATTCGGTTCCGACAAAACAGATTTTAGAAGCGATGGATACAAGCGATCGCTCTCTTATAATTGATACTATAACCAGTCCCCAAGAATCAGCCAAAGCAATTATTTCTCAATTATGCAAATCTGTTAATATAAAAACTAACAAGTGA
- the lysS gene encoding homocitrate synthase, translating into MSLSEFAIVESTLREGEQFVKANFSSDDKVEIAEALAAFGVEYIELTSPIASPQSRRDCERLARLGLPSKILTHIRCHLEDAKVALATGVAGINLTIGSSSLMRQFSHGKNINQIIDLASEVLTFIHQQAPDIELRFSAEDSSRTSIEDLITIYSEIEKLGVVKRIGIADTVGIITPMQVFELVKTLRQFTNLDIEFHGHNDTECANANSYTALEAGATHIDTCVLGIGERNGITSLAGFIARLYATNPEQIKSKYRLDELGYLHELVARKVGISIPFNHCVFGESAFSHKAGIHTKAMLNNSETYEAINPRSFGVTRSILINHKLAGKQAVNHRANELGLSFNLSQLKDITHRLKALADNQSLTIEDVDNILYSYHCQSI; encoded by the coding sequence ATGTCGCTATCTGAATTTGCAATTGTAGAAAGTACTCTCCGTGAAGGTGAACAATTCGTCAAAGCCAATTTCTCTTCAGATGATAAAGTCGAAATTGCTGAGGCCCTTGCTGCATTTGGAGTAGAATATATAGAGTTAACGTCACCAATTGCTTCACCTCAGTCTAGACGAGACTGTGAACGATTAGCTAGGTTAGGCTTGCCATCCAAAATATTAACTCACATTCGCTGTCATTTAGAAGATGCTAAAGTCGCTTTAGCAACAGGCGTCGCTGGGATTAATTTAACTATTGGTAGTTCTTCTTTGATGCGTCAGTTTAGTCATGGTAAAAATATTAATCAAATTATTGATTTAGCATCTGAAGTTTTAACTTTTATTCATCAACAAGCCCCCGATATTGAGTTACGGTTTTCGGCTGAGGATTCGTCACGCACTTCCATAGAAGATTTAATTACAATTTATTCTGAGATTGAAAAGTTAGGAGTTGTCAAACGCATAGGAATTGCCGATACAGTAGGAATTATTACCCCAATGCAAGTATTTGAATTAGTGAAGACTTTGCGCCAATTCACTAATTTAGATATTGAGTTTCATGGTCATAATGATACAGAATGTGCAAATGCTAACAGTTATACAGCACTGGAAGCGGGTGCAACTCATATTGATACTTGTGTTCTGGGTATTGGTGAGCGAAATGGTATTACCTCACTAGCTGGATTTATTGCGAGGTTATATGCTACAAATCCAGAGCAGATTAAGTCTAAATATCGCTTGGATGAACTTGGTTACTTGCATGAATTAGTTGCGAGAAAAGTTGGGATTTCTATTCCTTTTAACCATTGTGTTTTTGGGGAAAGTGCTTTTAGTCATAAAGCTGGTATTCATACTAAAGCTATGCTCAATAACTCGGAGACTTATGAAGCTATTAATCCCCGGAGTTTTGGTGTAACGCGCTCAATTTTAATTAATCATAAATTGGCTGGAAAACAGGCGGTTAATCACCGAGCTAATGAATTAGGACTTTCCTTTAATTTATCCCAGCTTAAAGATATTACCCATAGATTGAAAGCTTTAGCTGATAACCAAAGTCTTACCATCGAAGATGTAGATAATATTTTATATTCTTATCATTGTCAGTCAATTTGA
- a CDS encoding ankyrin repeat domain-containing protein, which translates to MNLTNSQKLSGVTTQWLIAKGYNPGDLNQPGENGDTALMKATREGVYTVVKELIDTGVDINARNSDRNNALWFACFGNHYDLINLLLAHNIDINNQNDNGATVLMYAASAGKTEVVKLLLEHHPNLYLKNLDDYKAIDFASNVEVLRIIKNAIKSDIGQSLS; encoded by the coding sequence ATGAATCTAACCAACAGTCAAAAATTGAGTGGCGTAACAACCCAATGGCTAATAGCAAAAGGCTATAATCCTGGCGATTTGAATCAGCCAGGTGAAAATGGTGATACAGCTTTAATGAAAGCGACAAGAGAAGGAGTTTATACAGTCGTCAAAGAGCTAATTGATACAGGCGTAGATATTAATGCTCGAAATAGCGATCGCAACAATGCTTTATGGTTTGCTTGTTTTGGTAATCACTACGATTTAATTAATTTACTCTTGGCTCATAACATTGACATTAACAACCAAAATGATAACGGTGCAACTGTTTTAATGTACGCAGCATCAGCCGGAAAGACAGAAGTCGTCAAGTTACTTTTAGAACATCATCCTAATTTATATTTAAAAAACTTAGACGATTATAAAGCGATAGATTTTGCTAGCAACGTAGAAGTCTTAAGGATAATTAAAAATGCCATCAAGTCAGATATTGGGCAAAGCTTATCATGA
- a CDS encoding nitroreductase family protein, protein MPSSQILGKAYHDATKHSYLSVQLDPNYVDASTQPSAFKVYPKFYRRVKLNLNNPVHSFISLTSAITLEKVYKDGPYKLRVNPSAGALYPTEVYVQVRGIEGMVNGIYHLEVENNCLTLIYELIDDGLENYIIPGKCINGFIFLISCVYYRSSWKYQNRSIRYCFLDSGHHLGAIAASAFLHNRDIQLIFDFDKLALNSDLGLENKEFITACAVSGEIQDKKIRSLRLKVPFVSGTDYFESNQFIEDAYQATTLEKSRQQKLEYPQFDFDRDKFYQTVWDRRSIRRFRKEAISQEDYLYVVQQLQQSIPTENYEEIEIYSVVHRVKKMTPGLYRGTHLVKAGNFSEKTGYLCINQAIARDGAVTLFFVSDYLNYQTAMQIAGFLGQRLYLTSNYLGIECSGIGAYYDDETQELLETNKDVLYGMVIGI, encoded by the coding sequence ATGCCATCAAGTCAGATATTGGGCAAAGCTTATCATGACGCTACCAAGCATTCTTACTTATCGGTACAACTCGATCCAAATTATGTAGATGCTTCAACACAGCCATCTGCATTTAAAGTTTATCCCAAGTTTTATCGGAGAGTGAAATTAAATCTCAATAATCCTGTTCACTCTTTTATCTCATTAACCAGTGCGATAACACTAGAAAAAGTATATAAAGATGGCCCTTATAAACTGCGAGTGAATCCATCAGCAGGCGCTCTGTATCCTACGGAAGTTTACGTACAGGTTCGTGGAATTGAGGGAATGGTAAATGGTATATACCATCTAGAAGTTGAGAATAATTGTCTAACTCTCATCTATGAATTAATTGATGATGGGTTGGAGAATTATATTATACCGGGTAAATGTATCAACGGATTCATCTTTTTAATTAGTTGTGTTTATTATAGGTCTAGCTGGAAATATCAAAATAGAAGCATAAGATATTGCTTCTTAGATAGCGGACACCATTTAGGTGCGATCGCAGCTTCAGCTTTTCTCCACAACCGAGATATACAACTAATTTTTGACTTTGATAAACTCGCTCTCAATTCTGATTTGGGATTGGAGAATAAAGAGTTTATTACTGCTTGTGCGGTGTCAGGAGAAATACAAGACAAGAAAATCAGAAGCTTAAGGCTGAAAGTTCCTTTTGTCTCTGGTACTGATTATTTTGAATCCAATCAATTTATTGAAGATGCTTATCAAGCAACTACTCTAGAAAAGAGTCGTCAGCAAAAATTAGAGTATCCTCAATTTGATTTCGATCGGGATAAATTTTATCAAACTGTTTGGGATAGACGTTCTATTAGACGTTTCCGGAAAGAGGCTATTTCTCAAGAAGATTATTTATATGTAGTGCAACAACTTCAACAGTCAATACCGACAGAAAACTATGAGGAAATAGAAATTTACTCAGTGGTGCATCGAGTAAAAAAAATGACACCTGGGTTATATAGAGGTACACATCTGGTTAAAGCAGGTAATTTTAGCGAAAAGACAGGTTACTTATGTATTAATCAGGCTATTGCTAGAGATGGCGCAGTAACTTTATTTTTTGTGTCAGATTATTTAAATTATCAAACTGCTATGCAAATAGCTGGTTTTCTCGGACAAAGACTTTATTTAACTAGTAATTATTTGGGAATTGAGTGTAGTGGAATTGGTGCATATTATGATGACGAAACCCAAGAATTATTAGAAACGAATAAAGATGTACTTTATGGAATGGTGATTGGAATATAA
- a CDS encoding hydrogenase maturation protease, with amino-acid sequence MLTIIGCGNLNRSDDAVGVIIAQRLQKYLAENPHPHVRVYDCGTAGMEVMFQARGSKQLVIIDASSTGSEPGAVFKVPGKELEAMPEPSYNLHDFRWDNALAAGRKIFQNDFPEDVKVYLIEAANLSLGLELSPAIKHSADLVFEEVAALISQNNK; translated from the coding sequence ATGCTCACTATTATTGGTTGCGGAAATCTCAATCGCAGTGACGACGCAGTAGGCGTAATCATTGCTCAACGTTTACAAAAATATCTAGCTGAAAACCCTCATCCTCATGTGCGAGTATATGACTGTGGCACCGCAGGGATGGAAGTAATGTTTCAAGCTAGAGGTAGTAAACAATTAGTAATTATTGATGCAAGTTCAACAGGTTCTGAACCGGGTGCTGTGTTTAAAGTTCCAGGAAAAGAACTGGAAGCAATGCCCGAACCTAGTTATAACTTGCACGATTTTCGTTGGGATAATGCTTTAGCCGCCGGACGGAAAATCTTTCAAAATGACTTTCCTGAAGATGTGAAAGTTTATTTAATTGAAGCGGCAAATCTTAGTTTGGGACTGGAATTAAGTCCTGCTATCAAACATTCTGCTGATTTAGTTTTTGAAGAGGTAGCTGCACTCATCAGCCAGAATAATAAGTAA
- a CDS encoding helix-turn-helix domain-containing protein, with protein MSEKQTEGTSFVQATLKILGGKWKILILWHLKDEAKRYSELKQLIPEITEKMLIQQLRELENDGIVNRKVYSDVPLKVQYSFTDYGRTLIPVLKALCDWGQEHLKRVIRE; from the coding sequence ATGTCAGAAAAGCAAACTGAAGGCACATCATTTGTGCAAGCAACACTAAAAATTTTAGGTGGCAAATGGAAGATTTTGATTCTCTGGCACTTGAAGGATGAAGCCAAACGATACAGCGAATTGAAACAATTGATTCCTGAGATTACTGAAAAAATGTTGATTCAACAACTTCGTGAGCTAGAAAATGATGGAATTGTTAACCGAAAAGTGTACTCAGATGTACCTTTAAAAGTGCAATATTCTTTTACAGATTATGGCAGAACTCTTATACCTGTATTAAAAGCTCTTTGCGACTGGGGACAAGAACATCTAAAGCGAGTTATTAGGGAATAG
- a CDS encoding SDR family oxidoreductase, which produces MEVLGATALVTGANGGLGKYFVEGLRAQGVAKIYAGARKVDALAEIVATDPQRIIPIQLEITDEESVRQAALKCQDVNLLINNAGVGLNQGLIAAPDLSSARAEMEVNYFGTLIMCRAFAPILKQNGGGAIANMVSMVARVNLPFNGSYGASKAAVLSLTQAVRAELAAQKTLVVAVLPGAIDIGMGKSFPDPKVPPEEVVRDALQAVVDGIEEVYPGEQAKQLNEQLMQDPKGVEKFIATFLPG; this is translated from the coding sequence ATGGAAGTTTTAGGTGCAACTGCCCTGGTAACTGGCGCAAATGGAGGTCTAGGGAAGTACTTTGTAGAGGGATTGAGAGCGCAAGGTGTAGCCAAAATTTATGCTGGCGCTCGCAAGGTGGATGCTTTAGCTGAAATTGTTGCAACTGATCCGCAGCGAATTATCCCGATTCAGTTAGAAATTACTGATGAAGAATCTGTTCGTCAAGCTGCACTAAAATGTCAAGATGTCAACTTGTTGATTAACAATGCTGGTGTGGGCTTGAACCAGGGATTGATTGCTGCACCTGATTTGTCTTCCGCTAGGGCAGAAATGGAAGTTAATTATTTTGGGACGTTGATTATGTGCCGTGCTTTTGCTCCTATCTTGAAACAAAATGGAGGTGGAGCGATCGCTAATATGGTTTCAATGGTGGCGCGGGTGAATCTTCCTTTTAATGGGAGCTATGGCGCTTCTAAAGCAGCAGTTTTGTCATTGACTCAGGCGGTTCGGGCAGAATTAGCGGCTCAAAAAACGCTGGTGGTAGCAGTGTTACCAGGAGCGATCGATATTGGTATGGGCAAGTCTTTCCCTGATCCAAAAGTACCTCCAGAAGAAGTAGTTCGGGATGCGCTGCAAGCTGTAGTTGATGGCATAGAAGAAGTTTACCCAGGTGAGCAGGCCAAGCAACTCAATGAGCAACTAATGCAAGATCCTAAAGGAGTTGAAAAGTTTATTGCGACATTTTTACCAGGGTAA